In the genome of Lycium ferocissimum isolate CSIRO_LF1 unplaced genomic scaffold, AGI_CSIRO_Lferr_CH_V1 ctg51, whole genome shotgun sequence, one region contains:
- the LOC132044692 gene encoding protein SMALL AUXIN UP-REGULATED RNA 12-like → MSACTKIRHIVKLRQMLQRWRKKAATTARCRVPNDVPSGHLAITVGPSCKRFVVRATYLNHPMFKKLLSQAEEEYGFTNNGPLAIPCDEYLFEKLLRDLAKFDSANYKNTSLFVHFEDLQKYCRMDVRSNIDLWGDSRPLLHRVSDKSVW, encoded by the coding sequence ATGTCAGCCTGCACCAAAATTCGCCACATTGTGAAGCTCCGCCAGATGCTACAACGGTGGAGGAAGAAGGCCGCCACCACGGCCCGTTGCCGCGTCCCAAACGACGTGCCATCAGGTCACCTAGCCATCACAGTGGGCCCTAGTTGCAAGAGATTTGTAGTGCGTGCCACTTACTTGAACCATCCAATGTTCAAGAAATTGTTGTCACAGGCAGAGGAAGAGTACGGTTTTACTAACAATGGCCCTTTGGCCATTCCTTGTGACGAGTATTTGTTTGAAAAGTTACTTCGTGACTTGGCTAAATTCGATTCCGCTAATTACAAGAATACATCACTGTTCGTGCACTTTGAAGATTTACAGAAATATTGTCGCATGGATGTTCGAAGTAATATTGATTTATGGGGTGATTCCAGACCCCTTTTGCATAGGGTATCTGACAAGTCCGTCTGGTAA
- the LOC132044673 gene encoding uncharacterized protein LOC132044673, translating to MSWRKLVCNNGGLPRWIFILRLAALGRLQTRDRLFKWGITTDQICPVCDKEPESLNHLFFVCEVSAEIWQKLLNWIGIRKVPTHWTEELGWAELNAKGRNPQAEVYRMMLAAAVYYVWRERNARVFQSQRQSPQAIIKLIIQDIHARATKQARIALWLEDHNFYPS from the coding sequence ATGTCATGGAGGAAATTGGTATGCAACAATGGTGGCCTACCTAGATGGATTTTTATCTTGCGATTGGCTGCACTAGGCAGACTACAAACTAGAGATAGACTATTTAAATGGGGTATCACTACAGACCAGATCTGCCCCGTATGCGACAAAGAGCCAGAAAGCCTTAATCACCTGTTTTTTGTATGTGAGGTATCCGCTGAAATTTGGCAGAAGCTACTGAATTGGATTGGCATTCGGAAGGTTCCTACGCACTGGACTGAAGAACTGGGATGGGCAGAATTGAATGCAAAAGGTCGAAACCCACAAGCTGAAGTTTATAGAATGATGTTGGCTGCTGCAGTGTATTAtgtttggagggaaaggaatgCTCGTGTGTTTCAAAGTCAAAGACAGAGTCCTCAGGCTATCATTAAACTTATCATCCAGGACATTCATGCTAGAGCTACAAAGCAGGCTAGAATTGCACTATGGTTGGAGGACCACAACTTCTATCCTAGCTAG
- the LOC132044701 gene encoding protein SMALL AUXIN UP-REGULATED RNA 12-like encodes MSACSKISHVVRLRQMLQCWRKKAATTASRRVPTDVPSGHIVVRVGPSCKRFVVRATYLNHPMFKKLLSQAEEEYGFTNNGPLAIPCDEYLFEELLRRLARSDSTNNNSSLFVHFEDFQKYCRIDVRSNLDLWGDSRPLLHSVSDKFIC; translated from the coding sequence ATGTCAGCCTGCAGCAAAATCAGTCACGTTGTTAGGCTCCGTCAAATGCTACAATGCTGGAGGAAGAAGGCCGCCACCACGGCCAGTCGCCGCGTCCCCACTGACGTGCCATCGGGTCACATAGTGGTCCGGGTGGGCCCCAGTTGCAAGAGATTTGTAGTACGTGCCACTTACTTGAACCATCCTATGTTCAAGAAATTGTTGTCACAAGCAGAGGAAGAGTACGGTTTTACTAACAATGGTCCTTTGGCTATTCCTTGTGATGAGTATTTGTTTGAAGAGTTACTTCGTCGTTTGGCTCGATCCGACTCCACTAACAACAATTCTTCATTGTTCGTGCACTTTGAAGATTTTCAGAAATATTGTCGCATAGATGTTCGAAGTAATCTTGACTTGTGGGGCGATTCCAGACCCCTTTTGCATAGTGTATCGGATAAGTTCATATGTTAA